The window CTGGTAGTGAACACCACCGAGCGCACCGGTGCGACAACGAGTGATCGCGCCAAGAACTTTGTCTTCGGCGACCGAGATCGAATCGGCGTGTTGCTGCAGGTATGCCGGTGCGAATTGGCGAAGAGCCTCCGCAACCGTGGGCATTTGCGAGAGCGGGTTTACTCGCCGCTGCCAGGTAGACTACCGAACAGCCTTTCGATTTCTTCGCGAGCGTTGGCTTCGGCCGTATCCGTCAGATGCAGATAGACCATCGTGGTCTGCAGCGAAGAATGCCCCAAGTACTTTTGAATCACCTTCAGTCCCACGCCCGCTTCGAGCAAGTGCGTCGCATAGGAATGACGTAGCGTATGAATGCTGACCTTCTTGCCAAAGCGGAGGTTTTTCGTGATCTGCTTCATTGCTCCTTGAACGGCCGTTTCGCTCATCGGGGTCGTCGCTTCGCTGACGCCGTCTTTGGCGAGGTCATGCTTTCGTCCATCTGCCGGAAACAGAAAGCTTGGATGTCGATGACTGGCCCAGTAGTTTCGCAGAAGTCGAACGGTCGTCGTCGGCAGTGGCACGTACCGGTCCTTGGCTCCCTTGCCACGATGGACATGAACCCAGCCTCGCTCGGCGTCGATGTCACTGACCTGCAGATGCAACGCTTCATTGAGTCGGAGTCCCAGCGAATAGACGGTCCAGAAATAGACGAACATTCGCTGCGTGGTCGCTGAGCCGATCAGTTCATGAACCTGCTCGATCGTCAGCACCTCCGGCAACGTGGTGATGTTCTGGAGCTTGAGCATTTTGATGATTTCCCAGTCACGCTTGCAGGTGTGCGTGAAGAAGAACTTGATGCCCGAGAATGCCACGCGGAGTGATCCATAAGCAAAGTTGCGATCGTTCTTGAGGTGCAAAAAGAACTGCCGCACATGCTGCTCGGTCACCTGATCGGGACTGCAACCGGCGAAATCGGAGAGCTGCCTGACCGCTCGAATGTAGCCATCGTGAGTTCGTTTGGCCTTACCAGTCAGGTGCAAGTCTTCGGAGAGTCTCAGGCGAAGACTTTCAGGGAAGTGGGCTCCAGGTGCATTTTGCGGACTTTTTGAGCTAGAATTGGACATGTTGGTTTCCTTTTCAGGAGGAGTTGCTGAGCCGTTCTCAGCGAACAGCTCCTCCTGAAAGGATGCTTCCAACAATCCGCAACGCGCCCGTTCCACCACCAAACCGAAACCGCCGCGCTAGCGGCTTACTTGAACCATCGCATGCAACGGAGCGGCGGTGGAGCGGTCTTAGAAGTGGTTGCCCAACTCTCGCCGCCCGCTGATGCGTACCGTTACCGGATGAGATCGAATTGAGATAATTAATGCAGCGGCAAATTTACACATTGTTAATAATACTGCTTGCAGGTGTTTGCTATGCACAATCGCCTATCGCGCAAGGGACTGACGAGGACAAACGTTTCGTCTCGTCCGATCGGGTTTTCTCCTTGAAGTTGGCGGGGCTCGCTTAGAAGACGATTGTGCCGCGCGAGAAAGTTACAAGGCCAAATATCACGACTGTCGTTCACCTTGAAGGCGATGATCAACTTAAAGGTGCGATCGTGTACACCAAGATTCGTCCCGACTACCCTCAAGGGGACAAATTGCTGGATACGCAGAAGCCACGTTTCGAGGCGATGCAAAACGCGATTGGTGACAATTTCAAGCTCATAGACTCCAAGAATGAGGACGGCCGTTTTCTCCGCTACACCTTTAACGGAGAATCTTACGATAAGACTGTATTCCCATTTGGAGTAACCCGTTACCAAGGCAATGGTCCGCCAACGACGATCGGTGGACATCATTTTATCGTTCGCAACGGGTATTTTTTTGAGATTGCAGTCGTACTTGCGACCGACACTACCGACGCTGATAAACGTCAAAAAGAAGTTCATCGCGCACTGGATCGTATTCACAACGCGATGGACACTTCACCAAAAGACCGGTAACCAAGACGTGAACCGGAGAACGGCTTGCATGGTTTCACAGATGGAAAGTCAACTGTCCGTTCCCGGTTACGGGATCCGTTACCCGACTGATTCGACGCAATGATCCGTGACGCATCTAATGGTGACCTTGGCTGTCTCGCCGACGCTCTGGTTCGCGTTCAGCATCTTCATGCCGATGCGTACCCGTCCATTTACCGCCGCTTCACCCGCGCGGACGCCGTTTCGCACCTCGACGCATCACTAGCAAAGCCGGACATCACGATCCGGGTTGCTTGCGACTCGACCAAAATCATCGGCCATTACATACTTGCAATTGAATCAACTTCCGAATCGATTTTCAAGCATCCACAACGTTTCGCGCACCTGCACCAAATCGAAGTTGATCCTAAGTATCGTCGACGCGGCGTCGGAAAATGTCTTCTTGACGACGCGAGCTTGATCTCTGCTAAACTGGGGTTGTCTCGCGTGGTTCTGGATGTCTGGGCGTTCAACGCTGTCGCTCGAAGGCTGTTTGATTCGGCCGGTTTTTCCGCTTTCGGATCCAAACTTGTGCTTGACATCAAATCGAACCAACACGACGGGGTAGCCATCGGGTGAACCGGAGAACGCGAGCTGAGCGACTTGGCCGTTAGGAACTTTTCCGGGCGTTCCCGGTTACGCGTAACGTTATT of the Rhodopirellula baltica SH 1 genome contains:
- a CDS encoding tyrosine-type recombinase/integrase; amino-acid sequence: MERARCGLLEASFQEELFAENGSATPPEKETNMSNSSSKSPQNAPGAHFPESLRLRLSEDLHLTGKAKRTHDGYIRAVRQLSDFAGCSPDQVTEQHVRQFFLHLKNDRNFAYGSLRVAFSGIKFFFTHTCKRDWEIIKMLKLQNITTLPEVLTIEQVHELIGSATTQRMFVYFWTVYSLGLRLNEALHLQVSDIDAERGWVHVHRGKGAKDRYVPLPTTTVRLLRNYWASHRHPSFLFPADGRKHDLAKDGVSEATTPMSETAVQGAMKQITKNLRFGKKVSIHTLRHSYATHLLEAGVGLKVIQKYLGHSSLQTTMVYLHLTDTAEANAREEIERLFGSLPGSGE
- a CDS encoding GNAT family N-acetyltransferase, whose product is MIRDASNGDLGCLADALVRVQHLHADAYPSIYRRFTRADAVSHLDASLAKPDITIRVACDSTKIIGHYILAIESTSESIFKHPQRFAHLHQIEVDPKYRRRGVGKCLLDDASLISAKLGLSRVVLDVWAFNAVARRLFDSAGFSAFGSKLVLDIKSNQHDGVAIG